A portion of the Sphingobacterium spiritivorum genome contains these proteins:
- a CDS encoding MFS transporter, translating into MDISLRIRLSVMMFLEYVIKGAWFVTLGTYLAKNLQATGLEVANIFSTQSLGAVLAPFFIGFVADRYFNAERVLSILHLIGAVLLFMMYKSSSAAEFYPYVFVYFIAYMSSLALTNSISFRHLKDAKKQFPGIRVWGTVGWVISGVIISYIFHWDSPDAIASGALSYTFLLASCCSLLLSVFSWTLPKTPPVAKNKDKSFRITDAMGLEALGLLKNKGFLIFFLTAVVICIPISFYYQNTNPYLVSVGLPNPTAKMALGQLSEALCLLLIPFFFARFGYKKMILIGISAWILRYLLFAFGNGDDLSYMLIIGIVLHGVCYDFMFVVGQIYTDTIAGERYKSSAQGLITVAMYGIGMLIGFWVAGYISDYLKAVYVSDFWWYLWITPAAIAAGCLLIFAVFFKEKMGVAKDEAAEVV; encoded by the coding sequence ATGGATATTTCATTGCGTATTCGTCTTTCGGTCATGATGTTCTTAGAATATGTGATAAAAGGTGCATGGTTTGTTACTTTAGGGACGTATCTGGCCAAAAATCTGCAGGCTACAGGGCTTGAGGTTGCGAATATTTTTTCTACACAATCGCTGGGAGCCGTTCTTGCACCTTTCTTTATAGGATTTGTGGCAGATCGTTATTTTAATGCAGAACGCGTACTGTCTATATTACATTTAATTGGTGCGGTACTGTTATTTATGATGTATAAGTCGTCAAGTGCAGCTGAGTTTTATCCATATGTATTTGTTTACTTTATCGCTTATATGTCTTCTCTGGCATTGACTAATTCTATTTCTTTCAGGCATCTGAAAGACGCAAAAAAGCAATTTCCGGGTATTCGGGTTTGGGGTACGGTGGGCTGGGTGATTTCGGGGGTAATCATAAGTTATATTTTTCACTGGGATAGTCCTGATGCGATAGCAAGTGGAGCATTGAGTTATACCTTTCTGCTGGCGTCTTGCTGTTCACTACTCTTATCTGTGTTTAGCTGGACATTACCTAAAACACCTCCTGTAGCAAAAAATAAGGATAAATCATTCCGTATAACAGATGCTATGGGACTGGAAGCTTTAGGATTACTGAAGAATAAAGGTTTTCTGATATTTTTCTTAACAGCAGTTGTGATATGTATCCCGATATCTTTCTATTATCAGAATACAAATCCTTATCTGGTAAGTGTAGGATTGCCCAATCCTACGGCTAAGATGGCTTTGGGGCAATTGTCGGAAGCGCTTTGTCTTTTACTTATTCCTTTCTTTTTTGCCAGGTTTGGTTACAAAAAGATGATTCTGATTGGTATTTCTGCCTGGATACTGCGTTATCTGTTGTTTGCTTTCGGAAACGGAGATGATTTGTCTTATATGTTGATCATCGGCATTGTACTTCATGGTGTATGTTATGATTTTATGTTTGTAGTGGGGCAGATTTATACGGATACAATTGCCGGTGAACGTTACAAATCCTCAGCTCAGGGATTGATCACAGTCGCAATGTATGGAATAGGGATGTTGATTGGCTTTTGGGTTGCGGGTTATATTTCAGATTACCTTAAAGCTGTATATGTATCTGATTTCTGGTGGTATTTGTGGATTACCCCTGCGGCAATAGCTGCAGGATGTCTTTTGATTTTCGCCGTCTTCTTTAAAGAAAAAATGGGAGTCGCTAAAGATGAAGCTGCCGAAGTTGTATAA
- a CDS encoding OmpA family protein: protein MRYSLVLIFICVFGYTFAQKPSGNAKAQQLYTSANRHLQKGEYPPAIELLKEAVKIDGNFASAYQTLGDLYRKADQYEEARQMYEKVLQTDPELTPLTYFGIGESSLFTGHYKEALNYLETYKTKVKLADRSALLVNKYIADCNFSLSYSSPETFVMNKLSDAINSTDDEYFPKLTADNKTIIFTRKTANQENFYESQYDGKLWSQAKKLTGHINSDQFNEGAHCISPDGKYLFFTGCNWPNGMGSCDIYISKKENGIWGEPYNLGAPINSKGWESQPAISADGRTLYFVSNRPGGVGGYDIWKSTLNTKEEWSAPVNLGPKINTIFDESAPYIHADNTSLFFASNGWPGFGRKDIFVSKSDSLNKWSTPVNLGHPINNYYEQNALYVSMNGKMGFLSTQIDGQQQLDIYSFEIPAHNRPHPVAFIKGLVLDAKTLVPVKASISVTNTATNQLVFEDQSDITDGEFLATLPIGNHYAVHVREKGYLFESIPYALDDPRHTNEEFEARILLKPIEVDKNVVLNNIFFALNKYDLLPSSTSDLNTLVLFLQENPQVRIEIGGHTDHTGNDQLNKTLSDNRAKAVVDYLIVKGISATRLLAKGYGSNQPIATNDTEEGKALNRRTEFKIIR from the coding sequence ATGCGTTACAGTCTTGTCCTGATTTTTATATGTGTCTTTGGATATACTTTTGCTCAAAAACCTTCCGGAAATGCAAAAGCACAACAACTCTATACATCTGCTAACAGACACCTGCAAAAAGGAGAATATCCTCCGGCAATAGAACTCCTGAAGGAAGCTGTAAAAATTGATGGTAATTTTGCATCTGCTTATCAGACTCTCGGAGATCTCTATCGCAAAGCAGATCAGTATGAAGAAGCCCGCCAGATGTATGAAAAAGTGTTGCAGACAGATCCTGAACTAACTCCGCTGACCTACTTTGGAATTGGCGAGTCCAGCCTTTTCACAGGCCATTACAAGGAAGCTCTGAACTACCTGGAAACCTATAAAACTAAAGTAAAACTAGCCGACAGAAGTGCTTTGTTAGTGAATAAATACATAGCAGACTGTAATTTTAGCCTCTCTTATTCTTCTCCGGAAACCTTTGTTATGAATAAATTATCCGATGCGATCAACTCTACAGATGATGAATATTTTCCTAAGCTGACTGCCGATAACAAAACTATTATTTTCACGCGTAAAACAGCCAATCAGGAAAACTTTTACGAAAGTCAGTACGATGGAAAACTATGGTCTCAGGCTAAAAAATTAACAGGCCACATTAACTCAGATCAATTTAATGAAGGGGCACACTGTATTTCACCTGATGGTAAATACTTGTTTTTCACGGGTTGTAACTGGCCAAACGGAATGGGTAGCTGTGACATCTACATATCAAAAAAAGAAAACGGAATCTGGGGCGAGCCATATAACCTCGGTGCGCCGATCAATTCCAAAGGATGGGAATCTCAACCTGCAATTAGTGCGGACGGACGTACCCTTTATTTTGTCAGCAACAGACCAGGCGGAGTTGGTGGGTATGACATATGGAAAAGCACACTGAATACAAAAGAGGAATGGTCTGCGCCTGTTAATCTGGGGCCGAAGATCAATACGATCTTTGATGAAAGTGCACCCTATATCCACGCAGATAATACCAGTTTATTCTTTGCTTCCAACGGATGGCCCGGGTTCGGCCGTAAAGATATTTTTGTAAGCAAATCAGATTCCCTGAATAAGTGGTCCACTCCTGTTAATCTCGGACATCCCATAAATAATTATTATGAACAAAATGCGCTTTATGTAAGCATGAATGGCAAAATGGGATTTCTTTCTACACAAATAGACGGACAACAACAGCTGGACATCTATAGTTTTGAGATTCCTGCACATAACCGTCCGCATCCCGTAGCATTTATAAAAGGACTGGTACTGGATGCAAAAACTTTAGTACCGGTAAAAGCCAGTATCAGCGTCACAAATACCGCCACAAATCAGTTGGTATTTGAAGACCAGAGTGACATCACCGACGGAGAGTTTCTGGCGACCTTACCCATTGGCAATCACTATGCAGTACATGTACGCGAAAAAGGTTATCTGTTTGAATCGATACCCTACGCTTTGGATGATCCCCGCCATACGAATGAAGAGTTTGAAGCCAGAATCTTATTAAAACCCATAGAAGTGGACAAAAATGTAGTACTGAACAATATCTTCTTTGCATTAAACAAATACGATCTTTTACCTTCCTCCACCAGTGATCTGAATACACTCGTTCTTTTTTTACAGGAGAATCCGCAGGTACGCATAGAAATAGGAGGACATACAGACCACACAGGGAATGATCAGCTGAATAAGACGCTCTCGGACAACAGAGCAAAGGCTGTGGTCGATTATTTAATTGTAAAGGGTATTTCAGCCACCCGTCTTCTGGCAAAAGGATATGGTTCAAATCAACCCATAGCTACAAATGATACTGAAGAAGGGAAAGCCTTGAACAGACGAACTGAATTTAAGATTATAAGATAA
- a CDS encoding WG repeat-containing protein — protein sequence MMKISISVLFLLFLSQINTQAQTDVWKIHLEAKGAKPAEWWTERTGQYVAEFEQNIAEAFYPESKHADFEEKIWISKDKSRVLKGKDEAQFMYVYPKKEVYAYQKGDDIITKDIISDPYRIINASDVKNVGDDVSYLIISPTDEVRDIQGYTCHKYKLNFGQHGFGEVNYQVWCAKDIPAYGSDNLPFANHLPGAVLQFDLDTQDSTVGFAATKVEKMSADPSYFELPSEMEIVDVQDTGDGLSSGGELLAVFNSGLQLQDGVQWFPDNRDGNVVIGLKKKSGEILLPANYQTIENITDEVAAVTDLDQKYWLVRNDGKMLNTSGYNHFQPVNDQVYSYQIDTNFGLADIEGKIRVDSLEDMQPLNSEYVFAKKDGQYGVIDLEGKFVVKPSYQSVKWNAAGELNLVEKEGQNKTTTISASDFIGSFTK from the coding sequence ATGATGAAAATTTCCATTTCTGTATTATTTCTCCTTTTCTTATCCCAAATAAACACGCAGGCACAGACTGATGTGTGGAAAATTCATCTTGAAGCAAAAGGTGCAAAACCTGCTGAATGGTGGACAGAGCGTACAGGACAGTATGTTGCCGAATTTGAACAGAATATTGCAGAAGCATTTTATCCTGAATCAAAACATGCAGATTTTGAAGAAAAAATCTGGATATCAAAAGACAAATCCAGAGTACTAAAGGGAAAGGACGAAGCTCAGTTTATGTATGTGTATCCTAAAAAAGAAGTATACGCTTACCAAAAAGGGGATGATATCATTACAAAAGATATTATATCCGATCCATATCGTATCATTAATGCTTCGGATGTGAAGAATGTAGGAGATGATGTCAGCTACCTGATTATTTCCCCTACAGATGAAGTGAGAGATATTCAGGGATACACCTGCCATAAATATAAGTTAAACTTTGGACAACACGGATTCGGAGAGGTAAACTATCAGGTGTGGTGTGCCAAAGATATTCCTGCATATGGGAGTGATAATCTTCCTTTTGCTAATCATTTACCGGGAGCCGTCCTTCAGTTTGATCTGGATACACAGGATTCTACAGTAGGATTTGCGGCAACTAAAGTTGAAAAAATGAGTGCTGACCCTTCGTATTTTGAATTGCCATCCGAAATGGAAATCGTGGATGTACAGGATACTGGCGACGGACTGTCTTCCGGAGGAGAACTGCTGGCCGTCTTCAACAGCGGTCTTCAGCTACAAGACGGTGTACAGTGGTTTCCGGATAACCGGGACGGAAATGTAGTCATAGGATTAAAGAAGAAAAGCGGAGAAATTCTGTTACCGGCAAATTACCAGACCATAGAAAATATTACAGATGAAGTTGCAGCCGTGACCGATCTGGACCAGAAATACTGGTTGGTACGTAATGATGGCAAGATGCTGAATACATCCGGGTACAATCACTTTCAACCTGTCAATGATCAGGTCTATTCTTATCAGATTGATACTAATTTCGGATTGGCAGATATTGAAGGTAAAATACGTGTTGACAGTCTGGAAGATATGCAACCTCTAAATTCGGAATATGTATTTGCAAAGAAAGACGGTCAGTATGGTGTCATAGATCTGGAAGGAAAGTTTGTCGTTAAACCTTCTTATCAGTCCGTGAAATGGAATGCGGCAGGTGAGCTGAATCTTGTTGAAAAAGAAGGCCAAAATAAGACTACAACTATCTCTGCATCGGACTTTATTGGGAGCTTTACAAAATAG
- a CDS encoding Gfo/Idh/MocA family protein has product MRKIKILVVGCGNMGASHAQAYHELPEFEIVGLVSRGESKSELNSRLNASYPLYEDYAEALAISHPDAVCIATYPDTHETYAIMAFDSGAHVFIEKPLADTVAGAENVIAAAERSGKKLVVGYILRHHPSWTRFIETGRQMGYPLVMRMNLNQQSQGYMWDVHRNLMKSLSPIVDCGVHYIDVMCQLTDARPLQVSAIGARLTDDIPDNNYNYGQLQIRFDDGSVGWYEAGWGPMMSETAFFVKDVIGPLGCVSIVANEASGNGHSDSVASHTRTESLRVHYAAIDDQNKFVRKDEWIHLEDEPDHQELCNREQLFFLKAIQDNLDLSKSMQDALNSLRIAIACDESVKTGKIVSLS; this is encoded by the coding sequence ATGCGAAAAATCAAAATATTAGTAGTAGGATGCGGTAATATGGGAGCTTCCCATGCACAAGCGTATCATGAGCTTCCTGAGTTTGAGATTGTGGGACTGGTATCCCGTGGAGAGAGTAAATCCGAACTGAATAGCCGCCTGAATGCAAGCTATCCTTTATATGAAGATTATGCAGAAGCTCTTGCTATTTCTCATCCTGATGCAGTTTGTATTGCTACCTATCCTGATACACACGAAACATATGCAATCATGGCTTTTGACTCCGGAGCGCATGTATTTATAGAAAAACCATTGGCCGATACGGTTGCCGGTGCGGAAAATGTCATTGCTGCAGCAGAACGTTCCGGTAAAAAACTGGTTGTCGGTTATATTCTCCGTCATCATCCGTCATGGACAAGGTTTATTGAAACAGGCAGACAGATGGGATATCCACTGGTTATGCGCATGAATCTTAACCAGCAAAGTCAGGGCTATATGTGGGATGTGCATCGTAACCTTATGAAAAGTCTCAGCCCGATAGTGGACTGTGGTGTTCACTATATAGATGTGATGTGTCAGCTTACCGATGCCAGACCATTACAGGTGTCTGCGATTGGGGCAAGGCTTACAGATGATATTCCCGACAATAATTATAATTACGGACAGTTGCAGATTCGTTTTGATGATGGCAGTGTAGGTTGGTACGAAGCAGGCTGGGGGCCGATGATGAGTGAAACAGCCTTTTTTGTGAAGGATGTGATCGGGCCTCTGGGTTGTGTGTCCATTGTAGCTAATGAAGCATCCGGTAACGGACATTCGGATAGTGTAGCCTCCCATACACGCACCGAGTCCCTGCGTGTTCACTATGCCGCTATTGATGATCAAAATAAATTCGTGCGTAAAGATGAATGGATCCACCTGGAAGACGAGCCTGATCATCAGGAACTTTGTAATAGAGAACAGCTTTTCTTTTTAAAGGCTATACAGGATAATCTCGACCTGAGCAAATCTATGCAGGATGCATTGAATAGTTTGCGTATTGCTATTGCCTGTGATGAATCTGTCAAGACGGGGAAGATCGTTAGTTTATCCTAA
- a CDS encoding Gfo/Idh/MocA family protein — protein sequence MNEMNQDRRTFIKQSAVVAASLAAIPHLGYATSAKKIKVGLIGCGGRGTGAASQALAADPQVEITALADIFPDQLEHALTTLREIDAARVQVDDKNKFVGFDAYRRLINSGVDVVLLCSPPNFRPDHLEEAVKAGKHIFCEKPVAVDIPGIHRVSKAVELAKLKKLNIVCGFCFRYSTPNREIIKQVRAGSIGDVKGLSTFRYGGELTFKDRQPAWSDLEFQLRNWLFYTRYSGDMLVEQAIHSVDFMSWVMNDELPKLVTGTGGRQAKPWDKFGNVYDHYAVEYAYSGGLKSYHFSRQQNGTTSRNSVDVMGTQGQVDVKLMSSYEVMGEHPWKFTGRLNNMYQTQHDELFAAIRNGQVINDGDSMTKSTLLGIWGRTAAYTGKAISYDEIMNSQVVLGPHSDEFDWNMKVDQLPIPRPGLTTFG from the coding sequence ATGAATGAAATGAACCAGGACAGAAGAACCTTTATCAAACAAAGTGCGGTCGTGGCTGCATCACTGGCCGCAATTCCACATCTGGGATATGCTACTTCCGCAAAAAAGATCAAAGTAGGTTTGATCGGATGTGGCGGAAGAGGAACAGGAGCTGCTTCTCAGGCTTTAGCGGCAGATCCTCAGGTAGAAATAACGGCATTGGCCGATATTTTCCCGGATCAGTTAGAACATGCACTTACGACACTTCGTGAAATAGATGCTGCGCGTGTACAGGTTGATGATAAAAATAAATTTGTAGGGTTTGATGCATATAGAAGACTTATAAACTCGGGTGTAGATGTTGTATTGCTCTGTTCACCGCCGAATTTCCGTCCTGATCATCTGGAAGAGGCCGTCAAGGCTGGTAAACATATCTTCTGTGAGAAACCTGTAGCCGTTGATATTCCGGGTATTCACCGCGTAAGTAAAGCAGTAGAGCTGGCAAAACTGAAAAAGCTCAATATTGTTTGTGGTTTTTGCTTTCGCTATTCCACACCAAACCGGGAGATTATCAAACAAGTAAGAGCGGGTAGTATTGGAGATGTAAAGGGATTGTCTACTTTTCGTTACGGCGGAGAACTTACATTCAAAGACAGACAGCCCGCGTGGAGTGATCTTGAATTTCAGCTTCGGAACTGGTTGTTCTATACCCGTTATTCGGGAGATATGCTGGTGGAACAAGCCATACACAGTGTGGACTTTATGTCATGGGTGATGAATGACGAACTGCCTAAACTGGTAACAGGTACCGGAGGAAGACAGGCTAAGCCGTGGGATAAATTTGGAAATGTATATGATCATTATGCTGTAGAATATGCTTATTCCGGAGGATTGAAATCTTACCATTTCAGCAGACAGCAGAATGGCACTACATCACGTAATAGTGTCGATGTAATGGGCACACAGGGACAGGTAGATGTCAAACTGATGTCCAGTTACGAAGTGATGGGTGAACATCCGTGGAAATTTACGGGAAGACTCAATAACATGTACCAGACACAACATGATGAACTGTTTGCAGCTATTCGCAACGGACAAGTTATTAATGACGGAGATTCAATGACTAAGTCAACGCTGTTGGGTATCTGGGGAAGAACTGCTGCTTATACCGGAAAAGCGATCAGCTATGATGAAATCATGAATTCACAAGTCGTATTGGGCCCGCATTCTGATGAATTTGACTGGAATATGAAAGTAGATCAATTACCAATTCCACGTCCGGGATTAACAACTTTTGGATAA
- a CDS encoding DUF819 domain-containing protein: MEEKLPIVQPLITNDAVVFGLLMGILGFIFYTSSKKEGFWAKFYKYCPSLVLCYFVPALLNSFNIINGEVSQLDEMASTYLLPTSLIFFTIGIDIQGLKQLGSKSLIMFFTGAIGIIIGGPIAIALIGSIFPSILHFNGEETWRGFAAIAGSWIGGSANQAAMFKVFGSSESLFGQMVAVDVLISSIWMGLLIYGAQKSEKIDAFFKADTSSLKNLEQRLESIHLAERVKDVSVAQWFTVLGVGFAGTGLAHLMGNFIGPWFKEIWPASEQYSLTSITFWVIIIATTIGMVLSFTRVRKLENYGASNMGSILLYILVATIGMKMDIKALLDNPVFFLVGIVWILIHIILMLGVAKIIKAPFFYVAVASQANIGGAASAPVVAAAFNKYLAPVGVLLAVLGYAVGTYGGYICGLLMQYVSGLFQ, translated from the coding sequence ATGGAAGAAAAATTACCAATTGTACAACCACTTATTACCAATGATGCTGTTGTATTCGGCTTATTAATGGGAATTCTTGGTTTTATCTTTTATACTTCCAGTAAAAAGGAAGGCTTTTGGGCCAAGTTTTATAAATATTGTCCTTCCCTTGTACTGTGCTACTTTGTTCCTGCACTTTTGAATTCTTTTAATATCATCAATGGAGAGGTGTCACAACTGGATGAGATGGCTTCCACATACCTGCTTCCTACCAGTTTGATTTTCTTTACCATTGGTATCGATATTCAGGGACTTAAACAACTGGGCAGCAAATCGTTAATCATGTTTTTCACAGGAGCTATCGGTATTATTATCGGTGGTCCTATTGCAATTGCTTTGATTGGCAGTATATTTCCGTCCATTCTTCATTTTAACGGTGAAGAGACATGGAGAGGTTTTGCGGCTATTGCAGGCAGTTGGATCGGAGGAAGCGCCAATCAGGCCGCTATGTTCAAAGTTTTCGGTTCTTCAGAATCTCTGTTTGGTCAAATGGTAGCTGTAGATGTACTTATATCCAGTATCTGGATGGGATTATTGATCTACGGTGCTCAAAAATCTGAAAAAATAGATGCTTTTTTCAAGGCCGATACTTCGTCTCTCAAAAATCTGGAACAAAGACTGGAATCCATTCACCTTGCAGAAAGAGTCAAAGATGTATCCGTAGCCCAATGGTTTACCGTATTAGGCGTCGGCTTTGCCGGAACTGGACTTGCTCACCTTATGGGTAATTTTATCGGACCCTGGTTTAAAGAAATCTGGCCGGCTTCGGAACAATATTCCCTGACAAGTATTACGTTCTGGGTTATTATTATTGCGACTACGATAGGAATGGTTCTTTCCTTTACCAGAGTACGGAAACTTGAAAATTACGGAGCGTCCAATATGGGCTCTATATTACTGTATATCCTGGTCGCTACAATCGGAATGAAAATGGATATAAAAGCTTTACTGGACAATCCTGTATTCTTTTTAGTAGGTATCGTGTGGATATTGATCCATATTATCCTTATGCTGGGAGTGGCAAAAATTATAAAGGCACCTTTCTTTTATGTAGCTGTTGCCAGTCAGGCAAATATCGGCGGAGCCGCATCTGCTCCTGTTGTAGCTGCAGCATTTAACAAATACTTAGCTCCTGTAGGGGTATTACTTGCGGTATTAGGGTATGCAGTAGGCACATACGGAGGTTACATCTGCGGACTACTGATGCAATATGTCTCCGGATTATTTCAGTAA
- a CDS encoding putative oxidoreductase C-terminal domain-containing protein, protein MKHFFKNIALLVLLTGMMSCQEQSHIALVVINPVDSTVNSVVSAMADQLDTLVTVFNPSHSSSLTANPAFRVAEIQTTDIMGKLLSGTKANVSYLGGFNTERGAIGERLTANGIAVLAQQPLVAGKQSMQHLQNMYRTAAETKALIYDLVPARFYEEAVIVKALVAQQEFSGGLIAGSEEAPAIVINRHFNFVEWKQGDMIQKPLSFFDVNKQGDGFAGLASYLDLVNWITLPEQKLDYAADVRLVKARKWPALLNRYQFANLTGQQSYPDELKAYVNPYNELAVSSNAEIRYLLRGKSVAVTVAWDYDSEESKGDTFEGVLQTINFTVEVRSEDRRNIIYITAKESADKQGFEKKLQETLAKTGIQAVNFELTADGKYKIVLPEGNNRNPDKYLAGSVKTFVNYYQKGAVPEWETSFIKAKYQLISDAAKLVTP, encoded by the coding sequence ATGAAACATTTTTTTAAAAATATAGCTTTACTTGTTCTTTTGACCGGAATGATGTCTTGTCAGGAACAGTCACATATCGCACTTGTTGTCATCAATCCTGTGGACAGCACCGTAAATTCGGTAGTCAGTGCTATGGCAGATCAGCTCGATACACTGGTGACAGTCTTTAACCCTTCTCATTCTTCTTCTCTGACAGCGAATCCGGCCTTCCGTGTAGCAGAGATACAGACTACAGATATAATGGGAAAATTGCTATCCGGAACTAAGGCTAATGTTTCCTATTTGGGCGGATTCAATACAGAAAGAGGTGCAATAGGAGAACGATTAACAGCAAATGGCATTGCTGTACTTGCGCAGCAGCCCCTTGTGGCTGGAAAGCAGAGTATGCAACACCTGCAAAATATGTATCGTACTGCCGCTGAGACAAAAGCACTGATTTATGATCTGGTACCTGCACGGTTTTATGAGGAAGCTGTTATTGTCAAAGCATTAGTCGCACAGCAGGAGTTTTCAGGAGGCCTGATTGCAGGTTCTGAAGAGGCTCCGGCAATTGTAATCAACAGACACTTTAATTTTGTAGAGTGGAAACAGGGTGATATGATCCAGAAACCGCTCTCATTTTTTGATGTAAATAAACAGGGAGACGGTTTTGCAGGTCTTGCATCCTATCTTGATCTGGTGAACTGGATTACATTGCCGGAACAAAAACTGGATTATGCTGCGGATGTCAGACTAGTCAAGGCCCGAAAATGGCCTGCCTTATTGAACAGGTATCAGTTTGCGAATCTGACCGGACAACAATCTTATCCTGATGAACTGAAAGCTTATGTAAATCCATATAATGAGCTTGCTGTTTCTTCGAATGCAGAAATTCGTTATCTGCTTCGGGGGAAGTCTGTTGCAGTAACTGTTGCCTGGGATTATGATTCTGAAGAAAGTAAAGGTGATACTTTTGAAGGCGTTCTTCAAACCATTAATTTTACTGTTGAAGTCCGATCCGAAGATCGCCGTAATATCATTTATATAACAGCAAAAGAATCGGCAGATAAGCAGGGTTTTGAGAAAAAACTTCAGGAAACTCTTGCTAAGACCGGTATTCAGGCTGTTAATTTTGAATTAACAGCAGACGGCAAATATAAGATAGTATTACCGGAGGGAAATAACAGAAATCCGGATAAGTATCTCGCAGGTTCTGTAAAGACTTTTGTTAATTATTATCAAAAGGGTGCTGTTCCGGAGTGGGAAACATCTTTTATAAAGGCTAAATATCAATTGATATCTGATGCTGCAAAACTGGTAACTCCTTAA
- a CDS encoding DEAD/DEAH box helicase, translating into MQFKDLKLIAPILKALEASGYQNPTPIQEQAIPIIFQRKDLLACAQTGTGKTAAFAIPILQMLTYSKEKTAQKRIRTLVLTPTRELAIQIKENFDAYSKELPIRNLVIYGGVGQQPQRDALKKGIDILIATPGRLLDLYNQRFIDLKQLEYFVLDEADRMLDMGFIHDVKKVISIIPKKRQTLLFSATMPAEIQKLASHILEDPSKVEVTPESTTAEKIQQSVYFVSKSDKRHLLTHLLKSENIEHTLVFSRTKHGADRIAKDLAKQGIQAAAIHGNKSQSARQNALTNFKDRKLRVLVATDIAARGIDIDDLSYVINFDLPNIPESYVHRIGRTGRAGKDGKAISFCDDEEYAYLLDIEKSIRMEIPRVEEHPYSLHISPKKPGQAAKKPATDKNRSKARSGASKKPFRRGKFKTKD; encoded by the coding sequence TTGCAATTCAAAGATTTAAAACTTATAGCACCTATCCTGAAGGCATTGGAAGCTTCAGGATATCAGAATCCGACACCTATTCAGGAACAAGCAATCCCTATCATCTTTCAACGTAAAGATCTCCTGGCCTGCGCACAGACAGGAACTGGAAAAACAGCGGCTTTTGCCATTCCTATCCTGCAGATGCTGACCTATTCCAAAGAAAAGACTGCTCAAAAAAGAATACGCACGCTGGTGCTGACACCTACACGTGAATTAGCCATACAGATCAAAGAAAATTTTGATGCATACTCCAAAGAATTACCTATTCGTAATCTGGTCATATATGGTGGTGTGGGACAACAGCCGCAGCGTGATGCCTTAAAAAAAGGAATTGATATCCTCATTGCGACTCCAGGGCGCCTGCTCGACCTGTACAATCAAAGGTTTATTGATCTCAAACAACTGGAGTATTTTGTACTGGATGAAGCCGACAGAATGCTGGACATGGGATTTATCCATGACGTTAAAAAGGTGATTTCTATCATTCCTAAAAAGAGACAGACACTGTTGTTTTCAGCAACAATGCCTGCAGAGATTCAGAAACTGGCATCTCATATTCTGGAAGATCCAAGCAAAGTAGAAGTAACTCCGGAATCTACCACAGCAGAAAAAATACAGCAGTCGGTTTATTTTGTCAGCAAATCAGACAAACGTCATCTGCTTACGCATCTGCTCAAATCCGAAAATATTGAACATACGCTGGTATTCTCCAGAACAAAACATGGTGCTGACCGAATTGCCAAAGATCTGGCAAAACAGGGCATACAAGCCGCAGCTATCCATGGTAACAAATCGCAATCAGCCAGACAAAATGCACTGACTAATTTCAAAGATCGCAAACTTCGCGTACTGGTAGCGACAGATATCGCAGCAAGAGGGATTGATATCGATGATCTGTCTTATGTGATTAACTTTGATCTTCCAAATATCCCGGAATCTTATGTACACCGGATAGGACGTACAGGACGTGCCGGAAAGGATGGCAAGGCAATTTCATTCTGTGATGATGAGGAATACGCATACTTATTGGATATTGAAAAATCCATTCGGATGGAAATACCAAGAGTGGAAGAGCATCCTTACAGCTTACATATCTCTCCGAAGAAACCAGGACAAGCAGCTAAGAAACCAGCTACAGACAAAAACAGAAGCAAAGCCAGATCCGGAGCCAGTAAAAAACCCTTCAGAAGAGGAAAATTTAAAACAAAAGACTAA